Proteins co-encoded in one Anabas testudineus chromosome 8, fAnaTes1.2, whole genome shotgun sequence genomic window:
- the mief1 gene encoding mitochondrial dynamics protein MID51: MAGVNGDRKGKKDDNGIGTAIDFMLSNAKLVLGVGGAAMLGIATLAVKRMYDRAISAPTSPTKMEQTGKRSWEEPAWMGSSPRVLNHDMKSTVSRSLQSLPTSSHAFEPDCLRRTVGRAAVRGSGAAQSDLLRARMRLSLQERLWEFYQNNVNIPTEEQAMARRAALDICAELRVFLHAKLPDMPLREMYLSGSLYDDLQVVTADHAQLMVPLILEKNLWSSIPGEDTIMNVPGFWLVRRENLEYFPRNSSYWDRCMVGGYLSPKSVLEVFDKLVAGSINWPAIGSVLDYIIRPVVPSETLTLEVQYETDRKLYVDFLPLLVMEDGTSLIAKPHRLAAERHENLWRQSFRVAETARLRALDQEDGGCRCTCLKVAKAVCKLNPALNRLNASQLTNTILLLSEKEGDWTQEALADRFLQLLRALVGHLEAGRLPCALSPKVNLFCELTEQEVDELGYTLYCALSDPAGLLRTGVAQPPHP, encoded by the exons ATGGCGGGGGTGAATGGAGACCGTAAAGGGAAGAAAGATGACAATGGGATTGGCACAGCTATTGACTTCATGCTTTCTAATGCCAAACTTGTGCTGGGTGTGGGGGGAGCAGCCATGCTTGGTATTGCAACACTAGCTGTTAAAAGA ATGTATGACCGTGCCATAAGCGCTCCCACCAGCCCAACCAAGATGGAGCAGACAGGAAAGAGAAGTTGGGAGGAGCCTGCCTGGATGGGTTCATCACCACGGGTACTGAACCATGACATGAAGTCTACCGTTAGCAGGTCACTACAGTCTCTGCCCACGTCCTCGCATGCTTTTGAACCAG ACTGTCTGCGGAGGACTGTGGGACGAGCTGCTGTGAGAGGCAGTGGTGCTGCTCAGTCAGACCTGTTGCGGGCCCGGATGCGCTTGTCTCTCCAGGAACGTTTGTGGGAGTTCTACCAGAATAATGTGAACATCCCGACTGAGGAGCAGGCTATGGCCAGGAGAGCTGCACTGGACATCTGTGCAGAGCTCCGAGTGTTTCTTCATGCCAAACTTCCTGACATGCCACTCAGAGAGATGTACCTTAGTGGCAGTCTGTATGATGACCTGCAG GTGGTTACAGCGGACCACGCCCAGCTTATGGTGCCTCTTATTTTGGAGAAAAACCTGTGGTCGTCCATCCCTGGGGAGGACACAATTATGAATGTCCCAGGCTTTTGGCTCGTTCGCAGGGAGAACTTGGAATATTTTCCACGGAACAGCAGCTACTGGGATCGCTGCATGGTTGGAGGTTACCTCTCCCCTAAATCAGTCCTTGAGGTCTTTGATAAACTTGTGGCTGGTTCTATCAACTGGCCAGCTATAGGCAGTGTTCTCGACTACATCATCCGTCCTGTAGTTCCCTCAGAAACGCTGACCCTGGAGGTACAGTatgagacagacaggaagctATATGTGGACTTCCTACCATTACTAGTGATGGAGGATGGAACCTCGCTGATTGCTAAACCACATCGGCTTGCTGCAGAGCGCCATGAAAACCTGTGGCGCCAGAGCTTCCGCGTAGCTGAAACAGCACGACTCAGAGCTTTAGATCAGGAGGACGGAGGCTGCCGATGCACCTGCCTGAAGGTGGCGAAGGCAGTGTGCAAGCTCAACCCTGCCCTCAACCGGCTCAATGCTAGCCAGCTCACCAACACCATCTTGTTGCTGAGCGAAAAAGAAGGTGACTGGACCCAGGAAGCGCTGGCCGACCGCTTCCTCCAGCTGCTACGAGCACTAGTGGGACATCTAGAGGCTGGGAGGCTGCCGTGTGCACTCAGCCCTAAGGTTAATTTATTCTGTGAGCTTACTGAACAAGAAGTGGATGAGCTGGGGTATACTCTCTACTGTGCCCTCTCGGATCCAGCGGGGCTGCTGAGAACTGGTGTGGCACAGCCGCCTCATCCCTGA
- the LOC113155617 gene encoding uncharacterized protein LOC113155617 gives MTLLKYPVPELDVTLQEVSRVLQLTLNPALYPEFKSTLEQQREVLQEVQQKLAIRASGQENWVTEQFKTGLLSCPDPLPTSTVLPVVLLPSKAKKCTQLGRAAALLWAAAKLYSEPLLLEGNAPMERTQQSEVFAASRIPGRSQDQIKVYPESLHAIITCAGGVFPVDILWRPSTGGPISARSFVDIYNQLTQVMTQPSAGKQNGPTVICSFSALERTTWAAIREQILEQGGEAAASLGLMESAVLTLCLEDCNAPSDLADILNAVRLGGGGNTPCLRHYDKVVNLVVFKDSTAGMVFEHSAVDGMVAGLMTERVYNLSETADLHLVQMDKDSVNGSVTVNSVKSVCPASLKFPLQGADNHQPSPPLKSTHPVLTFDVPSYPDVFSTLRAQRGLYDAWINFSLQLSLRQTLGESAANLMLVTPTHMRHFKHGRCDPTYSITMHSRKLVGALASCLGPNNKVQYTSDLLQLFHMAFLEHKNLIRKTKCGQGVGPHLAALRRSLPSDNPLKKFLDPFGCPSVYLTGTDLMEGVECGVGNVYAQDQLAVTYLGKRDMVRIVLNGKGSFALALEKLQETLIVNLKLVLLLAVRYAIASQMGALECLLHLGQTQKISADTYRCSESADNGKNTADSTSGMSQDYTLVIHGGAGEEMMLNTQVNEVIEFALQTALVLGSQVLQQGGSSLDAVQRSVEAMEDCFLFNAGKGSVFNKDGKNELEATIVDGSAGRSGSVACAKSVKNPIKAARCVMEKSSHALIVGDGVEEFLQGLEEKEKPVGPEYFYTDIRHRELTAKLSAGNTLKNNHPQTVGAVALDRWHRLAAASSTGGLVGKLKGRVGDTAVVGAGIYADDKLAVTCSGDGDAFLRHTVAQKIASLYHHKGYSLRQACREVMTENLKGFCAGIIAVDTKGDAIIETNAGVMFVASLISGISRVEVLRPLKNFSNVIWETDELVAFLNPSPWITGSTILTRKTLSGANSIFHLALADFVAVLQGAKAVSSLLCERLGVQRCALVFYPSPDHSAQIRILPLHGLEPKWQPHLAGEEEFHTYDPGYCTTKSGPCWDDEALTQVQAKIRSGLPTPNAPSCFEFFGDPSNDNLFSRIVRGEQQQWRVWEDSEHVAFLTPYPNSPGLTVVVPRKPLTSDIFKMDEADFKALILATHKVAQLLEKEMKARGVALIFEGFEIDYAHAKLIPLVSSSDGTHMAELKPEFFESYPGYVSSLDGPAADSEALKKIHSKITQCRPPHSWKNPQSHSRLAIKSQWYRSLFQIQNTLFHSTVEYFNSLCQYNYALTPLTTDTISSPMGLGSDSEPVSVNLLGQDIYLADSMQFVLEYFLRFQENLPGAYYISPSFRGEDPDATHLNQFYHVECELLGDMDNAISVAEGYLAHLTKTMLRKHSDIILNTAGTFSHVTAMLSKLDGDKTLPRVSLDQAIPMMPSADCLEWVQDGQPQFGRKLTRKGERVLIEKYGGAVWLTEMDHLGVPFYQAYAKGTGQRKAKAADLLLGLGETMGLGERHSTPEMVQEALRHHAVPEQPYKWYINMRQVKPLLTSGWGMGTERYLCWLLQHNDIRDIQIIPRMKGMKFMP, from the exons ATGACCCTTCTCAAGTACCCTGTTCCAGAATTGGATGTTACGTTGCAAGAAGTGAGCCGTGTCCTGCAGCTCACTTTAAATCCTGCTCTTTACCCTGAGTTTAAAAGTACTCTTGAACAGCAGAGGGAAGTCCTTCAAGAAGTTCAGCAGAAATTGGCAATCAGAGCTTCAGGCCAAGAGAACTGGGTGACAGAGCAGTTCAAGACAGGTCTGCTGTCTTGTCCTGACCCCCTGCCCACCTCCACTGTCCTCCCTGTTGTTCTTCTCCCATCCAAAGCAAAGAAATGTACCCAGCTGGGGAGGGCAGCTGCGTTGCTCTGGGCAGCAGCAAAGCTATATAGTGAACCCTTGTTACTGGAGGGCAACGCGCCAATGGAGCGCACACAACAGTCTGAGGTATTTGCTGCAAGCCGGATTCCTGGCAGGAGCCAAGATCAAATTAAG GTCTACCCAGAAAGCCTCCATGCCATCATCACCTGTGCTGGAGGAGTGTTCCCTGTTGACATACTGTGGCGTCCCAGCACTGGTGGACCAATTTCTGCTCGATCATTTGTTGACATCTACAACCAGCTGACTCAGGTGATGACACAACCTAGTGCAGGAAAACAGAACGGTCCCACTGTCATTTGCAGTTTCTCAGCTCTGGAACGTACAACTTGGGCTGCCATCAGAGAACAGATCCTGGAACAAGGAGGGGAAGCAGCTGCATCACTGGGGCTGATGGAAAGTGCCGTGCTGACACTCTGCCTGGAAGACTGCAACGCACCCTCTGACCTGGCTGATATACTCAATGCAGTGAGGCTGGGGGGAGGAGGAAACACTCCATGTCTGAGACATTATGACAAG GTGGTGAACCTGGTGGTGTTTAAGGACAGCACAGCTGGGATGGTGTTTGAGCACAGTGCTGTGGATGGGATGGTGGCTGGCCTTATGACTGAGCGTGTGTACAATCTGTCTGAGACTGCTGACTTACACCTAGTCCAAATGGACAAGGACAGTGTGAATGGGTCTGTCACAGTAAACAGTGTCAAGTCTGTTTGCCCAGCTTCTCTAAAATTCCCCTTGCAAGGTGCAGATAACCATCAACCAAGCCCTCCTTTAAAATCTACACATCCTGTTCTCACTTTTGATGTGCCCTCGTATCCTGATGTCTTTTCTACTCTTAGGGCTCAAAGAGGTTTGTATGATGCCTGGATCAATTTTTCTTTGCAGCTTTCCCTGAGACAGACTCTTGGGGAATCTGCTGCAAATCTCATGCTTGTCACTCCTACCCATATGCGCCACTTCAAACATGGGCGTTGTGATCCTACATACTCAATCACCATGCATTCTCGCAAGTTAGTAGGTGCCTTGGCATCCTGCCTTGGCCCAAATAACAAAGTCCAATACACTTCTGACCTCCTACAATTGTTCCACATGGCATTCTTGGAGCATAAGAACCTCATCAGAAAAACCAAATGTGGTCAAGGTGTTGGTCCCCACCTAGCTGCCCTGCGCCGATCTTTGCCATCTGACAATCCATTGAAAAAGTTCCTGGACCCCTTTGGATGTCCATCTGTGTATCTCACAGGTACAGATCTGATGGAGGGTGTGGAGTGTGGAGTAGGAAATGTTTATGCACAAGATCAGCTCGCTGTGACCTATCTTGGTAAGCGAGATATGGTTCGCATTGTGCTTAATGGGAAAGGAAGCTTTGCTCTGGCACTAGAGAAGCTTCAGGAGACTCTCATTGTAAATCTGAAATTAGTGTTGCTTCTTGCTGTCAGATATGCCATTGCAAGCCAGATGGGAGCCTTGGAGTGTCTGCTCCATCTTggtcaaacacagaaaataagtgCAGATACATATCGCTGTTCAGAGAGCGCAGACAatggaaaaaacacagctgactcCACCTCAGGCATGAGTCAAGACTATACTCTGGTGATCCATGGTGGAGCTGGAGAGGAAATGATGCTGAACACCCAAGTGAATGAGGTTATTGAGTTTGCTTTACAGACAGCTTTAGTCCTCGGATCTCAAGTACTTCAACAAGGTGGAAGTAGTCTGGACGCAGTTCAAAGGTCAGTGGAAGCTATGGAagactgtttcctgtttaatgcAGGTAAGGGCTCAGTATTCAACAAAGATGGCAAAAATGAATTGGAAGCAACCATTGTAGATGGCAGTGCAGGGAGATCAGGATCAGTTGCTTGTGCAAAAAGTGTGAAGAACCCAATAAAAGCAGCCAGGTGTGTCATGGAGAAAAGCTCACATGCACTTATTGTGGGAGATGGGGTTGAGGAGTTTCTGCAAGGgttggaggagaaggagaaaccTGTTGGGCCTGAGTATTTCTACACAGATATACGTCACAGAGAGTTAACTGCAAAGCTCAGTGCTGgaaatactttaaaaaacaatcaCCCTCAGACAGTTGGAGCTGTGGCCTTAGACCGTTGGCATAGGTTGGCTGCTGCATCATCCACAGGTGGGTTAGTAGGAAAGCTAAAAGGGAGAGTTGGGGATACAGCAGTAGTAGGGGCAGGAATATATGCTGATGACAAGTTAGCTGTTACCTGTTCTGGAGATGGAGATGCTTTTCTGAGGCATACAGTTGCACAGAAAATAGCCAGTCTCTATCATCACAAAGGCTACAGCCTTAGGCAGGCATGTAGAGAAGTCATGACTGAAAACCTGAAAGGGTTCTGTGCAGGTATTATTGCTGTGGACACTAAGGGTGATGCTATCATTGAAACAAATGCTGGTGTGATGTTTGTGGCCTCACTGATAAGTGGCATTTCACGAGTCGAGGTCCTTAGGCCCCTGAAGAACTTCTCTAATGTGATCTGGGAAACAGATGAGCTAGTTGCCTTTCTGAATCCCAGTCCCTGGATCACTGGCTCGACCATTCTGACCCGAAAAACTCTTAGTGGGGCAAACAGCATCTTCCATTTAGCTTTAGCTGATTTTGTGGCAGTGCTACAAGGAGCAAAAGCTGTTTCAAGCTTGCTATGTGAGCGACTGGGAGTGCAGCGGTGTGCCTTGGTTTTCTATCCAAGCCCTGATCATTCAGCACAAATCAGAATTCTCCCACTTCATGGTTTAGAGCCAAAGTGGCAGCCCCATCTTGCTGGAGAAGAGGAATTCCACACTTATGATCCAGGTTACTGCACCACAAAAAGTGGGCCATGTTGGGATGATGAAGCACTGACTCAGGTCCAAGCCAAGATTAGAAGTGGACTGCCAACACCAAATGCACCCTCTTGCTTTGAATTTTTTGGGGACCCTTCCAATGATAATCTCTTCAGCCGTATTGTACGTGGAGAGCAGCAACAGTGGAGGGTGTGGGAAGACAGTGAGCATGTTGCTTTCCTAACACCATATCCAAACAGTCCTGGACTAACTGTTGTGGTGCCACGCAAACCACTCACCAGTGACATCTTCAAAATGGATGAAGCTGACTTCAAAGCACTAATTCTAGCCACTCATAAAGTTGCCCAACTActggaaaaggaaatgaaagctCGAGGTGTTGCACTGATCTTTGAAGGGTTTGAGATCGACTATGCTCACGCCAAGCTAATCCCCCTGGTATCGTCATCAGATGGCACTCACATGGCTGAGCTGAAACCAGAATTCTTTGAAAGCTACCCTGGATATGTGTCATCACTGGATGGCCCAGCAGCTGACTCAGAGGCCCTCAAAAAGATCCACTCCAAAATCACCCAATGCAGGCCTCCTCATTCGTGGAAAAATCCTCAGTCTCATTCCAGACTTGCCATCAAGAGCCAATGGTATCGCAGTCTGTTCCAGATTCAAAACACTCTTTTCCACAGCACAGTGGAATACTTCAACAGTTTGTGCCAGTACAACTATGCTCTGACCCCTCTCACCACAGACACCATCTCCTCACCAATGGGTCTGGGATCTGACTCAGAGCCAGTTTCTGTTAACTTGCTGGGTCAGGACATCTACCTGGCGGACTCAATGCAATTTGTACTTGAATACTTCCTTCGTTTCCAAGAGAACCTGCCAGGGGCCTATTACATATCTCCAAGCTTTAGAGGGGAAGATCCTGATGCCACACACTTGAACCAGTTCTACCATGTTGAGTGCGAACTGTTGGGTGACATGGACAATGCCATATCTGTAGCAGAGGGATACTTGGCTCATCTCACCAAGACCATGTTGAGGAAACACTCTGATATAATTCTCAACACTGCTGGCACCTTTTCACATGTCACAGCCATGCTAAGTAAGCTGGATGGAGATAAAACACTACCAAGAGTTTCTCTGGATCAAGCCATTCCCATGATGCCCTCTGCTGACTGTTTAGAGTGGGTCCAAGATGGTCAGCCACAGTTCGGGAGAAAGCTCACACGCAAAGGAGAGCGGGTCTTGATAGAGAAGTATGGTGGTGCTGTTTGGCTGACTGAGATGGACCATCTGGGAGTTCCTTTCTATCAGGCATACGCAAAAGGCACTGGGCAGCGCAAAGCCAAAGCTGCCGATCTTCTGCTTGGACTGGGTGAGACCATGGGTCTTGGTGAACGTCATTCAACCCCTGAGATGGTGCAGGAAGCTCTCAGACACCATGCAGTTCCAGAGCAGCCCTACAAATGGTATATTAACATGCGCCAAGTGAAACCACTCCTCACTAGTGGGTGGGGAATGGGAACAGAACGCTACTTGTGTTGGCTGCTTCAGCATAACGACATCAGAGATATACAGATCATACCTAGAATGAAAGGAATGAAATTCATGCCCtaa
- the zgc:162544 gene encoding 3-mercaptopyruvate sulfurtransferase, whose protein sequence is MATKAPALVSAQWLTDAVTNGAIGAKLRVLDASWFLPIMQRDAKAEFAQKHIPGSAYFDIDECSDKSSRFDHMLPTCKHFSEYVGDLGIGNDTHVVVYDTSNFGSFSAPRVWWMFRVFGHSMVSMLDGGMKSWEAEGHPVASDYSKPERREFQATLNQAWVKSYEDVLENIRTKQVQVVDSRSAGRFRGVEPETRPDTLPGHFPGAVNMPFTCFLDPSGKMLGTEALTKLFREAGVDLERPLWASCGSGVTACHVVLAAHLLGHPGVCVYDGSWCEWFKRASPEHIISEGEEKKV, encoded by the exons ATGGCGACAAAGGCCCCAGCTCTGGTTTCAGCCCAGTGGCTGACAGATGCTGTCACAAACGGCGCCATCGGTGCCAAACTTCGCGTTCTTGACGCATCGTGGTTTCTACCGATAATGCAAAGAGACGCAAAAGCTGAATTTGCGCAGAAACACATCCCAGGCTCCGCGTACTTCGACATAGATGAATGCAGTGACAAGAGCTCACGGTTTGATCACATGCTTCCAACCTGCAAACACTTCTCCGAGTATGTAGGAGATCTGGGAATTGGCAACGACACGCACGTCGTCGTGTATGACACCAGCAACTTTGGGTCATTCAGTGCGCCGCGGGTGTGGTGGATGTTCCGGGTGTTTGGACACAGTATGGTGTCGATGCTGGACGGTGGCATGAAGAGCTGGGAAGCTGAAGGCCATCCGGTGGCATCGGACTACTCCAAGCCGGAGCGCAGAGAGTTCCAAGCGACTCTGAATCAGGCCTGGGTGAAGAGTTATGAAGACGTGCTGGAGAACATCCGAACCAAGCAGGTCCAGGTTGTGGATTCCAGGTCTGCTGGCAGGTTCAGGGGGGTTGAGCCGGAGACCAGACCTG ACACGCTGCCAGGCCATTTCCCCGGTGCCGTCAACATGCCATTCACTTGTTTCCTGGATCCTTCTGGAAAGATGCTGGGAACCGAGGCCCTGACCAAACTGTTCAGAGAGGCAGGAGTGGACCTGGAGCGACCACTCTGGGCTTCTTGTGGTTCTGGTGTCACGGCGTGTCACGTCGTTCTGGCTGCTCACCTGCTCGGCCACCCAggggtgtgtgtttatgacgGCTCTTGGTGTGAGTGGTTTAAAAGAGCATCTCCGGAGCATATTATCTCcgagggagaggagaagaaagtgTGA
- the LOC113155638 gene encoding SUMO-conjugating enzyme UBC9-like, translating to MSGIALSRLSQERKAWRKDHPFGFVAVPTKNPDGTMNLMNWECAIPGKKGTLWEGGLYKLRMLFKDDYPSSPPKCKFEPPIFHPNVYPSGTVCLSILEEDKDWRPAITIKQILLGIQELLNEPNIQDPAQAEAYTIYCQNRMDYEKRVRAQAKKFAPT from the exons ATGTCTGGCATCGCTCTTAGCAGATTGTCCCAGGAGCGCAAAGCCTGGAGAAAAGACCACCCATTT GGTTTTGTTGCTGTGCCCACTAAGAATCCTGATGGGACGATGAATCTGATGAACTGGGAGTGTGCCATTCCAGGAAAGAAAGGC ACCTTGTGGGAGGGAGGACTCTATAAACTCAGAATGCTGTTCAAAGATGACTACCCTTCCTCTCCACCCAAAT GCAAGTTTGAGCCACCAATATTCCACCCAAACGTCTACCCATCAGGCACTGTGTGTCTCTCGATCCTGGAGGAGGACAAAGACTGGAGACCAGCCATCACCATCAAACAG ATCCTGTTGGGCATCCAGGAGCTGCTGAATGAGCCCAACATTCAAGACCCAGCACAAGCAGAAGCTTACACAATTTACTG tcagaACAGGATGGACTATGAAAAGCGGGTTAGGGCACAGGCCAAGAAGTTTGCCCCCACATAG